Proteins encoded in a region of the Haloarcula sp. CBA1129 genome:
- the rpiA gene encoding ribose-5-phosphate isomerase RpiA: MKQGGSDAAKQVAGESAAEAVEDGMVVGLGTGSTAAYAIRAIGRAVDAGLDIVGVPTSFQSRQLARDCGIPLADLADVSVDLAIDGADEVADGDLIKGGGAAHAREKIVDANADRFLVVADPTKEAERLSVPVPVEILPMARSTVAAAVEDLGGDPALRRAERKDGPVVTDNGNLVLDCDFGAIEDPPELAAALSALPGVVEHGLFVDMADEVHVGTTDGVTVRTP; this comes from the coding sequence ATGAAACAGGGCGGCTCCGACGCAGCGAAACAGGTAGCGGGGGAATCAGCAGCCGAAGCAGTCGAGGACGGTATGGTGGTCGGCCTCGGGACGGGATCGACGGCGGCCTACGCTATCCGCGCTATCGGGCGGGCGGTCGACGCCGGACTCGACATCGTCGGCGTCCCTACGTCCTTCCAGTCCCGCCAGCTGGCCCGGGACTGCGGGATTCCGCTGGCCGACCTTGCGGATGTGTCGGTCGACCTCGCTATCGACGGGGCTGACGAGGTAGCCGACGGTGACCTCATCAAAGGTGGCGGCGCGGCTCACGCACGGGAGAAAATCGTCGACGCGAACGCCGACCGCTTCCTCGTCGTCGCCGACCCGACGAAAGAAGCCGAGCGGCTCTCGGTGCCGGTACCTGTTGAGATACTGCCGATGGCCCGCTCGACGGTCGCCGCGGCGGTCGAGGACTTGGGTGGCGACCCGGCGCTCCGTCGTGCAGAGCGCAAGGACGGCCCTGTTGTCACCGATAACGGGAACCTCGTGCTTGACTGCGATTTCGGTGCCATCGAGGACCCACCCGAACTCGCAGCTGCCCTCTCGGCGCTCCCCGGCGTCGTCGAGCACGGGCTGTTCGTCGATATGGCCGACGAGGTTCACGTCGGCACGACAGACGGCGTCACCGTTCGAACGCCGTAG
- the larB gene encoding nickel pincer cofactor biosynthesis protein LarB, with amino-acid sequence MRDILDSVAAGDLSPAEAEAALAGYATSGAGRFDAAREDRAGVPEAVLADGKTPAEVADLAATAIETTDRAIVTRLDTSTATAVRERLDETAPDATVRWDDRSNWLVATTPAFERPSLDASVGIVTAGTSDAVPAGEAALIAEEMGATVTRIDDVGVASLARTVDAVDGFRDQDVLIVAAGREGALPTVVAGLVDVPVIGLPVSTGYGHGGEGEAALSGLLQSCTALSVVNIDAGFTAGTQAGLIARQLDDART; translated from the coding sequence ATGCGCGATATACTCGATTCGGTTGCGGCAGGCGACCTCTCCCCGGCGGAGGCCGAGGCGGCGCTTGCGGGCTATGCGACCAGTGGGGCCGGTCGGTTCGACGCCGCTCGGGAGGACCGCGCTGGCGTTCCCGAGGCCGTCCTCGCGGACGGGAAGACACCAGCGGAAGTGGCGGATCTGGCGGCGACAGCTATCGAAACGACGGACCGAGCTATCGTGACGCGGCTCGATACGTCCACTGCAACGGCCGTTCGGGAGCGGTTGGACGAGACCGCCCCGGACGCGACGGTCCGATGGGACGACCGCTCAAACTGGTTGGTAGCGACGACACCTGCGTTCGAGCGTCCGTCGCTTGATGCATCAGTAGGCATCGTCACCGCTGGGACGTCCGACGCCGTCCCAGCCGGTGAAGCCGCGCTCATCGCCGAGGAGATGGGGGCGACCGTGACTCGCATCGACGACGTCGGCGTTGCGAGCCTCGCACGGACGGTCGACGCGGTCGATGGCTTCCGAGATCAGGACGTGCTGATCGTCGCAGCAGGCCGCGAAGGCGCGCTCCCGACGGTCGTTGCCGGTCTCGTGGACGTACCGGTCATCGGCCTCCCGGTCTCGACCGGCTACGGCCATGGCGGCGAGGGTGAGGCAGCCCTCTCGGGGCTGCTCCAGTCCTGCACCGCCCTCTCCGTTGTGAACATCGATGCCGGCTTCACCGCCGGAACGCAGGCCGGCCTAATCGCCAGACAGCTCGACGATGCGCGGACATAG
- the glmM gene encoding phosphoglucosamine mutase — protein sequence MTQFGTSGIRGPVGETVTAELALSVGRALGIDCERVVVGRDPRASGEYLQAALEAGLRESGVDVIDLSGAATPTIGRAVAWQDADASVAVTASHNPPEDNGIKLWQPSGQAFDADLRSTIEQRLDEDAFEPADWDESGNIESRDASQRHVDALVEEIGESDLDSHVVVDLGNGAGRVSVDALSALGCTVETLNGQPDGAFPGRPSEPKAENCESLATLVAESDADLGIAHDGDADRMRAVAGDGTFLSGDVLLAVFARTAASPGERVAVPVDTSLAVEDHLSDIDVAVEYTPVGDVYVAEAASAEGVAFGGEPSGAWIWPERTLCPDGPLAACTAAALDSERPLGDRAADVPEYPIRRDSVETDRKETVMDRVRETVTGAYDDVTTLDGVRVDLGDAWFLLRASGTQPLVRITAEARDTDRADAVFEEARTRLTDALV from the coding sequence ATGACACAGTTCGGAACGAGCGGGATTCGGGGTCCCGTCGGCGAGACGGTCACGGCCGAGTTGGCGCTCTCCGTGGGGCGGGCACTTGGCATCGACTGCGAGCGGGTCGTCGTGGGCCGGGACCCGCGGGCGAGCGGCGAGTATCTGCAGGCGGCGCTGGAGGCTGGCCTCCGTGAGAGCGGTGTCGACGTGATCGACCTCAGCGGTGCAGCGACGCCCACCATCGGCCGGGCGGTGGCGTGGCAGGACGCCGACGCCAGCGTCGCAGTGACGGCCAGCCACAACCCGCCGGAAGACAACGGTATCAAGCTCTGGCAACCCAGCGGACAGGCCTTCGATGCGGACCTGCGGTCGACTATCGAGCAGCGGCTTGACGAGGACGCGTTCGAGCCGGCTGACTGGGACGAGAGCGGCAACATCGAGTCCCGGGATGCCAGTCAGCGCCATGTTGACGCGCTGGTCGAGGAAATCGGCGAGAGCGACCTCGACAGCCACGTCGTCGTCGACCTCGGCAACGGCGCAGGCCGGGTCAGCGTCGACGCCCTCTCGGCGCTGGGCTGTACCGTCGAAACGCTCAACGGCCAGCCCGACGGCGCGTTCCCGGGCCGGCCCTCGGAGCCGAAAGCCGAGAACTGCGAGTCGCTGGCGACGCTGGTGGCCGAATCCGACGCCGACCTCGGCATCGCACACGACGGCGACGCCGACCGGATGCGGGCGGTTGCGGGCGACGGGACCTTCCTCTCGGGCGACGTGTTGCTGGCCGTGTTCGCCCGTACTGCGGCGTCACCGGGCGAGCGGGTCGCCGTCCCGGTCGATACGAGCCTCGCCGTCGAGGACCACCTCAGCGATATCGACGTGGCCGTCGAGTACACTCCGGTCGGGGACGTGTACGTCGCCGAGGCCGCGAGCGCCGAGGGCGTGGCCTTCGGCGGTGAACCAAGCGGTGCGTGGATCTGGCCCGAGCGAACGCTGTGTCCGGACGGTCCGCTGGCGGCCTGTACTGCCGCGGCGCTGGACAGCGAGCGTCCGCTGGGCGACCGCGCCGCCGACGTCCCGGAGTATCCCATCCGCCGGGATAGCGTCGAAACTGACCGGAAGGAGACCGTGATGGACCGCGTCCGTGAGACGGTGACCGGCGCTTACGACGACGTGACGACGCTCGACGGTGTCCGTGTCGATCTCGGCGATGCGTGGTTCCTCCTGCGGGCCAGCGGGACCCAGCCGCTCGTTCGGATTACCGCCGAAGCCCGTGATACAGACCGTGCTGACGCGGTGTTTGAAGAGGCACGGACACGCCTGACAGACGCGCTAGTATAG
- a CDS encoding TAXI family TRAP transporter solute-binding subunit has product MTNNSTRRRFLKTAGVAGVAALAGCGGDGGDGGSTEGDGGTTEGDDMTEGDGGDVDTRLSWHAGGTGGTYFPLSNEFKTVVEDNTDFTLNVQSTGASVENVGSLASDDADFALIQNDIASFAKNGTGIDAFKDNAVENLRGVATLYPETITLVTLADTGITQLSDLEGATINTGDLGSGTQVNALQILESVGISEFTEQNASFSQAADQLRNGDIDAAFVVGGWPVGAIEDLANTNDLVIVPISGDNRDAAKEDASWFADDTIPGGTYSGVDEDVETVAVQAMIATNAEQPESTVEGVTAAIFDNVDDLSIKTDFISKESAQDGMSIELHPGAATYFDA; this is encoded by the coding sequence ATGACTAACAACTCCACGCGCAGGCGGTTCCTCAAGACAGCAGGCGTTGCAGGTGTCGCGGCACTCGCTGGCTGTGGCGGCGACGGTGGCGACGGCGGATCGACTGAAGGCGACGGTGGCACGACCGAGGGCGACGACATGACCGAAGGCGACGGCGGCGATGTCGACACTCGTCTCTCGTGGCACGCCGGTGGCACCGGTGGCACCTACTTCCCGCTCTCGAACGAGTTCAAGACGGTCGTAGAGGACAACACGGACTTCACGCTGAACGTCCAGTCGACCGGCGCGAGCGTCGAGAACGTCGGCAGTCTCGCCAGCGACGACGCCGACTTCGCGCTCATCCAGAACGACATCGCCTCGTTCGCGAAGAACGGCACCGGCATCGACGCGTTCAAGGACAACGCCGTCGAGAACCTCCGCGGCGTTGCGACCCTGTACCCGGAGACCATTACGCTCGTTACCCTCGCGGACACAGGAATCACGCAGCTCTCCGACCTCGAAGGCGCGACGATCAACACCGGCGACCTCGGTAGCGGGACCCAGGTCAATGCGCTCCAGATTCTGGAGTCGGTCGGTATCTCTGAGTTCACCGAGCAGAACGCCTCGTTCTCACAGGCCGCCGACCAGCTCCGAAACGGCGACATCGACGCCGCGTTCGTCGTCGGCGGCTGGCCGGTCGGCGCTATCGAGGACCTCGCGAACACCAACGACCTCGTCATTGTCCCGATTTCCGGCGACAACCGCGACGCAGCAAAGGAGGACGCCTCTTGGTTCGCTGACGACACCATCCCCGGCGGCACCTACTCCGGTGTCGATGAGGACGTCGAAACAGTCGCCGTTCAAGCGATGATCGCGACGAACGCCGAACAGCCCGAATCGACGGTCGAAGGCGTCACCGCGGCAATCTTCGACAACGTCGACGACCTCTCTATCAAGACGGACTTCATCAGCAAGGAGTCCGCACAGGACGGGATGTCCATCGAACTCCACCCCGGCGCGGCGACCTACTTCGACGCGTAA
- a CDS encoding TRAP transporter fused permease subunit — protein sequence MTDDTRPDDDGEAVSDEEVDEVLQEIERKRSLRGWAVVLVALIGISFSVFQMWLAAKGFVLSLSLPGVGDVVFASLQLLQINAVHVSFGLILTFLLYPGSTGDGPLSRRCIALGSLVDEKFGAEHPVSRAVHAVGGVLAWAFLDAEMDRVTPSDFVFIGLSVLSAAYFITDFDEIQRMRALGLERGRPIQDVFTYLEPIAGLLGPLADTSYAFVLGVVGVILVLEATRRAISLWLMVIVAAFVVYARFGVLIPQDAAYVGVLSIPELSWPSIIQNLWYNTENGVFGIPVTVSVQFIYIFILFGAFLEMSGAGQWFIDLAYGATGTRKGGPAKASILASGFMGTISGSSIANTVTTGAFTIPLMKRSGYSPEFSGGVEASASSGGQILPPVMGAAAFLIVQYTATPFADVIVVATIPAIVFFFGVWVMVHFEAVKEDIGGLDSSELVNIRSHLRSGWFYLVPLVLLLYYLIIERLSVARSAWFTLIAIGALIALVAAYSDETRTRLGITLASLFGLTTLTQYFTGHGIFGYLFNRFVQATTAFPALFDRIDGLVAADLTAEGALELAGPQPLGSALSAALGNVGMLIILAGVLTLITRPRLDSPLLSFDGAVDDAAETTADAVGRPDLASNGLYKLGVFLGKSMESGARTAVPVVIAVAAAGIIPGVISVSGLGPNLVSLITAVAGGSLVLLLLVTAFSSIILGMGMPTTVTYIILVSLLAPALTEFGVPLLAAHLFILYFGVIADITPPVAVAAYAASGVAKSDAFETGIEAFSLSLNKAIVPFAFIVTPGIILLRRNPDAASLDIGDKYRVVGVTDLLDVGYAIPEVLIPVIGVFLGVVALAATVIGFAYAPVSRGERAAFAFSSLLLMAPALAVSGLYDLLGLVGIAGGEMTVLLDVVLRGVGLALFLFLMAKNRQRGGDPVGQSGTPEPT from the coding sequence ATGACTGACGACACACGACCTGACGACGACGGGGAGGCCGTATCGGACGAGGAAGTCGACGAAGTACTGCAGGAGATTGAGCGAAAACGCTCCCTCAGGGGCTGGGCGGTTGTCCTCGTCGCGCTCATCGGCATTTCGTTTTCGGTGTTTCAGATGTGGCTCGCGGCGAAGGGGTTCGTCCTCTCGCTCTCGCTCCCGGGTGTCGGTGATGTCGTGTTCGCGTCGCTACAACTGCTCCAGATCAACGCTGTCCACGTCTCTTTCGGCCTTATTCTGACGTTCCTGCTGTATCCGGGTAGCACCGGCGACGGCCCGCTCTCCCGGCGCTGTATCGCGCTTGGGTCGCTGGTCGACGAGAAATTCGGCGCGGAGCATCCGGTGTCTCGTGCCGTTCACGCCGTTGGCGGCGTGCTCGCTTGGGCGTTTCTGGACGCCGAGATGGACCGCGTGACACCATCGGATTTCGTCTTCATCGGCCTGTCGGTGCTGTCGGCCGCGTATTTCATCACTGACTTCGACGAGATCCAGCGGATGCGCGCACTGGGACTCGAACGCGGCCGCCCCATTCAGGACGTGTTCACTTACTTGGAGCCGATAGCGGGCCTGCTCGGGCCACTCGCCGACACCTCCTATGCGTTCGTGCTGGGCGTTGTCGGCGTCATACTTGTCCTCGAAGCGACCCGCCGGGCGATCAGCCTCTGGCTGATGGTCATCGTCGCGGCGTTCGTCGTCTACGCCCGCTTCGGTGTCCTCATTCCACAGGATGCGGCCTACGTCGGTGTCCTCTCTATCCCGGAACTGTCTTGGCCATCTATCATCCAGAACCTCTGGTACAACACCGAAAACGGGGTGTTCGGGATTCCGGTCACCGTCTCCGTGCAGTTCATCTACATCTTCATCCTCTTTGGCGCGTTCCTCGAAATGTCCGGCGCGGGACAGTGGTTCATCGACCTTGCGTACGGCGCGACGGGGACGCGGAAGGGCGGCCCGGCGAAGGCGTCTATCCTCGCCAGCGGCTTCATGGGAACCATCTCCGGCTCGTCCATCGCCAACACGGTCACGACCGGTGCGTTCACCATTCCGTTGATGAAGCGGTCGGGCTACTCGCCGGAGTTCTCCGGCGGCGTCGAGGCCTCGGCCTCCTCGGGCGGTCAGATTCTCCCCCCGGTAATGGGAGCCGCCGCGTTCCTCATCGTCCAGTACACGGCGACGCCGTTCGCTGACGTCATCGTCGTCGCGACAATCCCCGCCATCGTCTTCTTCTTCGGCGTCTGGGTGATGGTCCACTTCGAGGCGGTCAAGGAAGACATCGGCGGGCTCGACTCTTCTGAGCTGGTGAACATCCGCAGCCACCTCCGGAGCGGATGGTTCTACCTCGTCCCGCTCGTTCTTTTGCTGTACTACCTCATCATCGAGCGGCTGTCAGTCGCCCGGTCGGCGTGGTTCACGCTTATCGCAATCGGCGCGCTCATCGCGCTTGTCGCGGCCTACAGCGACGAGACGCGAACTCGACTCGGTATCACACTTGCGTCTCTCTTCGGGCTGACGACGCTCACGCAGTACTTCACCGGGCACGGTATCTTCGGGTACCTGTTCAATCGGTTCGTACAGGCCACTACAGCGTTTCCGGCGCTGTTTGACCGAATCGATGGCCTTGTCGCGGCAGATCTAACAGCGGAAGGTGCACTTGAGTTGGCCGGCCCACAACCGCTTGGCTCCGCGCTTTCGGCGGCGCTCGGAAACGTCGGTATGTTGATCATCCTCGCCGGTGTCCTCACGCTGATTACCCGGCCCCGACTCGACTCGCCGCTGCTTTCCTTCGACGGTGCGGTCGACGACGCCGCCGAGACGACCGCTGACGCCGTCGGTCGCCCGGATCTGGCTTCGAACGGGCTGTACAAGCTCGGCGTCTTCCTCGGGAAATCAATGGAGAGCGGAGCCAGAACCGCGGTCCCGGTCGTCATCGCCGTCGCCGCCGCCGGCATCATCCCGGGTGTCATCAGCGTCTCCGGCCTTGGCCCGAACCTCGTCTCGCTCATCACGGCCGTCGCTGGTGGCTCGCTGGTCTTATTGTTGCTCGTCACCGCGTTCTCTTCGATCATCCTCGGAATGGGGATGCCGACGACGGTGACCTACATCATTCTTGTCTCCCTGCTCGCACCGGCGCTGACCGAGTTCGGCGTTCCGCTGCTGGCGGCGCACCTGTTCATCCTCTATTTCGGCGTCATCGCCGACATCACGCCGCCAGTCGCAGTGGCCGCATACGCTGCCTCCGGCGTCGCGAAGTCTGATGCCTTCGAGACCGGTATCGAGGCGTTCTCGCTGTCGCTGAACAAGGCTATTGTGCCGTTCGCGTTCATCGTCACGCCGGGCATCATTCTGCTTCGCCGTAACCCCGACGCCGCCAGCCTTGACATCGGGGACAAATACCGAGTCGTCGGGGTTACAGACCTCCTCGATGTCGGCTACGCAATCCCCGAGGTACTGATACCCGTGATCGGCGTCTTCCTCGGCGTTGTTGCGCTTGCGGCGACGGTCATCGGGTTCGCGTACGCGCCGGTCTCCCGGGGCGAGCGGGCGGCGTTCGCGTTCAGTTCGCTGCTCCTGATGGCCCCCGCGCTCGCTGTGTCCGGGCTGTACGACCTCCTCGGACTCGTCGGTATCGCCGGCGGCGAGATGACGGTCCTGCTCGACGTTGTACTCCGCGGCGTCGGTCTCGCCCTGTTCCTCTTCCTCATGGCGAAGAACCGCCAGCGCGGCGGTGACCCTGTGGGACAGTCAGGCACGCCCGAGCCGACGTGA
- a CDS encoding DUF2391 domain-containing protein, producing MVRRRYRVADTAQQLVGGFLLAGPFVVTEEVWVLAENMSWYHAVLVVGIVFAIGYGALYKADAGRDIDTEAEVAGIPVRFVSLMIVAFGSVAILATALTAPDTFLVDGGILPDPTPIAVALTTLKAIIVGAIFSVVGAATADSVF from the coding sequence ATGGTTCGACGCCGATACCGGGTCGCAGACACCGCCCAGCAACTCGTCGGAGGGTTCCTGCTCGCGGGACCGTTCGTCGTGACCGAGGAGGTATGGGTCCTCGCTGAGAATATGTCTTGGTATCACGCGGTGCTCGTCGTCGGTATCGTGTTCGCTATCGGCTACGGGGCGCTGTACAAGGCTGATGCCGGCCGGGATATCGACACAGAGGCGGAAGTCGCTGGTATTCCGGTCCGCTTCGTCTCGCTGATGATCGTGGCGTTCGGTTCGGTCGCCATCCTCGCGACGGCGCTGACCGCACCGGACACGTTTCTCGTCGACGGTGGGATTCTGCCGGACCCGACGCCGATTGCCGTCGCCCTGACGACCCTGAAAGCGATCATCGTCGGTGCGATTTTCAGCGTCGTCGGGGCTGCGACGGCGGACAGCGTGTTCTGA
- a CDS encoding DUF1850 domain-containing protein → MRRRYVAIGLLAALLLIGSGAALPGGRALVVADAETGEQYLTVPVEDGTTVALEYMHSVEKTRVYDEYTVRGDHLEMTRMEFESFGWGLPSGANVTWEDGMYVFDPPGNYTRVTVSPGDVAGHKLHVGAETYDLVARTNGRSVDLYVTQRSAFGAATDQLNT, encoded by the coding sequence ATGAGACGACGATACGTTGCTATCGGACTGCTCGCTGCCCTCCTCCTTATTGGGAGCGGAGCGGCGCTACCCGGCGGCCGTGCACTGGTCGTTGCGGACGCCGAGACCGGTGAACAGTATCTGACGGTCCCGGTCGAGGACGGAACGACCGTCGCGCTGGAGTACATGCACAGCGTCGAAAAAACCCGTGTCTACGATGAGTACACGGTCCGAGGTGACCACCTCGAAATGACCCGCATGGAGTTTGAATCGTTCGGCTGGGGACTCCCGAGTGGGGCCAACGTCACGTGGGAAGACGGGATGTACGTCTTCGATCCGCCGGGGAACTACACGCGCGTGACAGTCTCTCCCGGTGATGTCGCAGGACATAAACTTCACGTCGGAGCCGAAACCTACGACTTGGTAGCTCGCACCAACGGCCGCTCGGTCGACCTCTACGTGACCCAGCGTTCGGCGTTCGGTGCCGCAACAGACCAGCTCAACACATGA
- a CDS encoding GIY-YIG nuclease family protein has protein sequence MTTARSPYHVYVLRCDDNTFYTGYTTDVERRVREHDTGNGAKYTRGRTPVELIHVESFDSQSEAMSREYEIKQYTRAEKERLVEASDAEADFDL, from the coding sequence ATGACTACCGCGCGGAGCCCTTACCACGTGTACGTCCTCCGGTGTGACGACAACACGTTTTACACCGGTTATACGACCGACGTAGAGCGCCGCGTCCGCGAACACGACACCGGAAACGGCGCGAAGTACACGCGCGGCCGAACCCCGGTCGAACTGATCCACGTCGAGTCGTTCGACTCACAGTCCGAAGCGATGAGTCGTGAGTACGAGATCAAACAGTACACGAGAGCGGAGAAGGAGCGGCTCGTCGAGGCCAGCGACGCCGAAGCTGACTTTGATCTCTGA
- the upp gene encoding uracil phosphoribosyltransferase, with product MPIEQRGDASVVTHALARDELTKIRNVETEQVAFRKGLVRLGRICGYEIIDGRMETEYTEIQTPLTTTMGERVKGLDDVVIVNVLRAATPFVEGLLKAFPRARQGVISASRDEDAGMNDDGEFPISVEYVKLPEITEDDTVIIADPMLATGSTMATVLDYITSEKTEPENLLVLAAVSAPEGIVRVSEAQPEADIISVAIDDELDDDGFIVPGLGDAGDRAFRTT from the coding sequence ATGCCAATCGAGCAGCGCGGCGACGCATCCGTCGTCACGCACGCGCTGGCGCGAGATGAACTGACAAAGATACGAAACGTCGAGACCGAACAGGTCGCGTTCCGGAAGGGACTGGTCCGTCTCGGTCGTATCTGCGGCTACGAAATCATCGACGGCCGGATGGAGACCGAGTACACGGAGATCCAGACGCCGCTGACCACGACGATGGGCGAGCGGGTCAAAGGACTCGACGACGTTGTCATCGTCAACGTCCTCCGCGCTGCGACGCCGTTCGTCGAAGGACTGCTCAAAGCGTTCCCCCGCGCTAGGCAAGGTGTCATCTCCGCCAGCCGCGACGAGGACGCCGGCATGAACGACGATGGTGAGTTCCCGATATCGGTCGAATACGTCAAACTGCCCGAAATCACCGAGGACGACACCGTCATCATCGCGGACCCGATGCTTGCGACCGGGTCGACGATGGCCACGGTACTGGACTACATCACTTCGGAAAAGACAGAGCCGGAGAACCTGCTCGTCTTGGCCGCGGTTTCCGCGCCCGAGGGCATCGTCCGCGTCTCGGAGGCCCAGCCGGAGGCAGACATAATCAGCGTCGCTATCGACGACGAACTCGACGATGACGGGTTCATTGTTCCGGGGCTCGGCGATGCCGGTGACCGGGCCTTCCGGACGACCTGA